A DNA window from Procambarus clarkii isolate CNS0578487 chromosome 75, FALCON_Pclarkii_2.0, whole genome shotgun sequence contains the following coding sequences:
- the LOC138357033 gene encoding uncharacterized protein, protein MLKLSNGKANANTHASSTFADFKELPYPGVALTAISSTGSDFNIIFLKIILLVHIQLPQLILICKSLSKEDTPYQAISENLSSFELLWGSRLLASHEKITEEAQYIAGKLDNSEARLSGSPQTGVPQAFRKPPDGSPSGFPEAPRRESLRLSGSPQTGVPQAFRKPPDGSPSGFPEAPRRESLRLSGSPQTGVPQAFRKPPDGSSSGFPEAPRRESLRLSGSPQTGVPQSFRKPPDGSPSVFPEAPRRESLSLSGSPQTGVPQSFRKPPDGSPSVFPEAPRRESLSLSGSPQTGVPQSFRKTPDGSPSVFPEAPRREFLSLSGSPKTGVPPVFPEAPRREFLSLSGSSQTVVPQSFRKPPDGSPSVFPEAPRRESLSLSGSPQTGVPQSFRKPPDGRPPYFPEAPRRESLSLSGSPQTGVNQSFRKPPDGSPPVFPEAPRRESTASPEAPRRESPQSFRKPPGGSPPPPVFPEAPRRLSPSLSEDPRLTPDLSSHSGSALTRGV, encoded by the exons atgctgaaattatccaatggaaaggcaaatgccaatacacatgcttCCAGCACCTTCGCAGATTTCAAGGAGTTGCCATATCCAGGGGTG GCTCTGACTGCTATATCTTCAACAGGCTCTGACTTCAACATTATATTCCTTAAAATTATCTTACTGGTTCATATTCAGCTTCCACAGTTAATTCTTATATGTAAATCACTAAGCAAAGAAGACACTCCATATCAAG CAATAAGTGAAAATTTGTCATCATTTGAGTTATTGTGGGGTTCAAGACTTCTGGCATCCCATGAGAAGATAACAGAAGAAGCTCAATACATTGCTGGCAAACTTGACAACAGTGAAGCGAG GCTTTCCGGAAGCCCCCAGACGGGAGTCCCTCAGGCTTTCCGGAAGCCCCCAGACGGGAGTCCCTCAGGCTTTCCGGAAGCCCCCAGACGGGAGTCCCTCAGGCTTTCCGGAAGCCCCCAGACGGGAGTCCCTCAGGCTTTCCGGAAGCCCCCAGACGGGAGTCCCTCAGGCTTTCCGGAAGCCCCCAGACGGGAGTCCCTCAGGCTTTCCGGAAGCCCCCAGACGGGAGTCCCTCAGGCTTTCCGGAAGCCCCCAGACGGGAGTTCCTCAGGCTTTCCGGAAGCCCCCAGACGGGAGTCCCTCAGACTTTCCGGAAGCCCCCAGACGGGAGTCCCTCAGTCTTTCCGGAAGCCCCCAGACGGGAGTCCCTCAGTCTTTCCGGAAGCCCCCAGACGGGAGTCCCTCAGTCTTTCCGGAAGCCCCCAGACGGGAGTCCCTCAGTCTTTCCGGAAGCCCCCAGACGGGAGTCCCTCAGTCTTTCCGGAAGCCCCCAGACGGGAGTCCCTCAGTCTTTCCGGAAGCCCCCAGACGGGAGTCCCTCAGTCTTTCCGGAAGACCCCAGACGGGAGTCCCTCAGTCTTTCCGGAAGCCCCCAGACGGGAGTTCCTCAGTCTTTCCGGAAGCCCCAAGACGGGAGTCCCCCCAGTCTTTCCGGAAGCCCCCAGACGGGAGTTCCTCAGTCTTTCCGGAAGCTCCCAGACGGTTGTCCCTCAGTCTTTCCGGAAGCCCCCAGACGGGAGTCCCTCAGTCTTTCCGGAAGCCCCCAGACGGGAGTCCCTCAGTCTTTCCGGAAGCCCCCAGACGGGAGTCCCTCAGTCTTTCCGGAAGCCCCCAGACGGGCGTCCCCCATACTTTCCGGAAGCCCCCAGACGGGAGTCCCTCAGTCTTTCCGGAAGCCCCCAGACGGGAGTCAATCAGTCTTTCCGGAAGCCCCCAGACGGGAGTCCCCCAGTCTTTCCGGAAGCCCCCAGACGGGAGTCCACCGCCTCTCCGGAAGCCCCCAGACGGGAGTCCCCCCAGTCTTTCCGGAAGCCCCCAGGcgggagtcccccccccccagtctttCCGGAAGCCCCCAGACGGTTGTCCCCCAGTCTTTCAGAAGACCCCAGACTGACTCCAGACTTGTCGTCTCACTCCGGTTCTGCCTTGACTCGCGGTGTCTAA